Proteins co-encoded in one Trueperella abortisuis genomic window:
- a CDS encoding AIPR family protein, translating to MMAELHLRKIKAKLKELYSEFYDHLNTNLPKDSEASIWSKLLAGHALHHYGNAPIENLSAFVVDGVQDRGIDAVYYDDVNHQLTFVQSKWSSDGSGSLISEKDAGEFANGISEAMTGTFPSNANKALLSLNEMFERANTDYDITIKLVIISTSTKEIQSNAQKRIEDGLVRVLGEDYELEIANQSKTYLTFSNEETGRGAASFELLLHDIGVLAEPYYAIYGWATGRDIADLVNTEGKNIFARNIRGVLGNTPVNEDIRQTVIDEPENFWYFNNGLTFLADDVKAPPLRDRATAKLRIDMGSIVNGAQTSSTLARLGESDQSDKLNNVRVQVRLISARNAGEDIDFPRQVTRFNNSQNGMGAKEFVSLDDFQKQLQKEIDAQFGRSYYIRSGTGPSDFANSNDFDLQTATIALTCARQNTNNVVRAKSGIGALWKDVTKPPYTEIFDHSSTTALALVKAVDAFKVIETFLQGQAGSTVTIDRGGQRPLRHDNVARHGNRLFQHAIMRKGLIFNEQVSEKSSRDWVNGLDFERLFSVFAEQIYANYPDAYLAYLFKNQEKCSVLIEAFDKNQDLL from the coding sequence ATGATGGCAGAACTGCATTTGCGGAAGATCAAGGCCAAGCTCAAGGAGCTTTATTCTGAGTTTTACGACCACTTGAATACAAACCTTCCCAAGGATTCTGAAGCCAGCATCTGGTCAAAACTGCTCGCAGGCCACGCTCTCCATCACTACGGAAATGCGCCCATTGAGAATCTGTCTGCGTTCGTGGTCGACGGGGTCCAGGACCGGGGAATCGACGCTGTGTACTACGATGACGTAAACCACCAACTGACTTTCGTACAGTCAAAATGGAGTTCCGATGGTAGCGGCTCGCTGATCTCCGAAAAGGATGCCGGAGAGTTTGCAAATGGTATCTCCGAAGCGATGACTGGTACTTTTCCCTCTAATGCGAATAAAGCACTGCTATCGCTGAACGAGATGTTCGAAAGAGCTAACACTGACTACGACATCACAATCAAGCTCGTTATCATCTCAACCTCGACTAAGGAAATTCAATCAAACGCGCAAAAGCGAATTGAGGATGGACTCGTACGCGTCCTTGGAGAAGACTATGAACTGGAGATAGCTAATCAGTCAAAGACATACCTGACTTTTTCTAACGAAGAAACCGGCAGAGGCGCAGCCTCCTTCGAACTCCTTCTTCACGATATCGGCGTTTTAGCCGAGCCATATTACGCCATTTATGGCTGGGCTACAGGTCGCGATATTGCTGATCTCGTTAACACAGAAGGAAAGAACATTTTCGCCCGCAACATCCGAGGCGTATTAGGCAACACTCCAGTCAATGAGGATATCCGTCAAACTGTTATCGATGAACCTGAGAACTTTTGGTACTTCAATAACGGATTGACCTTCTTGGCTGACGACGTGAAGGCACCACCACTACGTGACCGAGCGACCGCTAAGCTAAGAATCGACATGGGTTCGATTGTCAATGGCGCCCAGACTTCTTCGACTCTAGCTCGTCTTGGCGAGTCCGATCAATCTGATAAGTTAAATAACGTCCGCGTCCAGGTACGACTGATCAGTGCTAGAAACGCTGGAGAAGACATCGATTTCCCCCGGCAGGTCACTCGCTTCAATAACAGCCAAAACGGCATGGGCGCAAAAGAATTTGTTTCACTGGATGATTTCCAGAAACAGCTCCAGAAGGAAATCGACGCGCAGTTCGGACGGAGCTATTACATCAGGTCTGGAACTGGCCCCTCCGATTTCGCAAATTCTAACGACTTTGACCTACAAACCGCGACAATCGCCCTAACATGCGCAAGGCAGAATACTAACAATGTAGTGCGGGCAAAATCAGGAATTGGAGCATTATGGAAGGATGTAACGAAGCCTCCTTACACTGAGATTTTCGACCACTCCTCCACAACAGCACTAGCGTTAGTCAAGGCTGTCGATGCCTTCAAGGTGATCGAGACCTTCCTTCAGGGTCAAGCAGGATCGACTGTGACAATCGATCGCGGAGGCCAACGACCACTCCGGCATGATAACGTTGCGCGCCATGGCAACAGGTTGTTCCAGCACGCAATCATGCGAAAAGGCCTAATCTTCAACGAGCAGGTTTCTGAGAAGTCCAGCCGCGATTGGGTTAATGGTTTGGATTTTGAACGCCTTTTTTCGGTTTTTGCTGAACAGATCTACGCGAACTACCCAGACGCTTACCTTGCCTACCTTTTCAAGAATCAGGAAAAGTGTTCAGTTCTGATCGAAGCTTTCGATAAGAATCAGGACCTGCTTTGA
- a CDS encoding ATP-binding protein: protein MTFSTAPRQHLDDTWMETFTKLRMTAFGQTVISMANDSAFDEWTFSDKIIFAVEKEVAARAERRFAKLLKASMTPLPDACAADIRHTPKRNLTRELTSRLAHCQWIEHASNVVILGKSSVGKTYLACALLHEACKRDYSAKFFRTADLADQLAVLDRSDPARLKFINQIVGCDLLVLDDFLTTPISGETANELFNLLAAREGRGSTMVTSQFAPEDWYESMPDRVVAESLLNRLVGGAEIVNVDGPNMRLAPTVS, encoded by the coding sequence ATGACTTTTTCTACCGCACCACGTCAGCATCTAGACGACACGTGGATGGAAACCTTCACCAAGCTACGCATGACTGCCTTTGGCCAGACCGTTATCAGTATGGCCAATGACAGTGCCTTTGATGAGTGGACGTTTTCAGACAAGATCATCTTCGCTGTAGAAAAAGAGGTTGCAGCTCGAGCAGAGCGACGATTTGCAAAACTGCTCAAGGCATCAATGACACCCCTGCCCGATGCTTGTGCTGCTGATATCCGTCACACACCAAAGCGCAACCTCACCCGTGAGTTAACTAGCCGGCTAGCGCATTGTCAATGGATAGAACACGCCAGCAACGTCGTTATCCTGGGCAAATCATCAGTCGGAAAGACCTATCTAGCCTGCGCTCTCTTACACGAAGCATGTAAGCGGGACTATTCAGCCAAGTTCTTCCGAACCGCAGACCTAGCCGACCAACTGGCCGTACTCGACCGCAGCGATCCCGCACGGTTGAAATTCATCAACCAGATAGTTGGCTGTGACCTGCTCGTCCTCGATGACTTTCTCACCACTCCAATTAGTGGTGAAACCGCCAACGAGCTGTTCAATCTTCTAGCAGCACGAGAAGGCAGAGGATCGACCATGGTCACTTCCCAATTCGCCCCAGAAGACTGGTACGAATCAATGCCTGATCGAGTCGTGGCTGAATCCCTACTCAACCGCCTTGTCGGCGGGGCAGAAATCGTCAACGTCGACGGACCGAACATGAGGCTGGCACCAACAGTGTCCTAG
- a CDS encoding restriction endonuclease subunit S, with protein sequence MSGKDWVDRVPDNWNLVRFSKAYRFSRGLDIKKQDLSDHGLPVINYGQIHAKDNPGVRISDQHIRYIPKELVKEAQLGRALLEKGDIVFADTSEDTEGAGNMVRAAGGNTLYAGYHALIARPNSGFRHKYIAYQMISPSWRQQIQRSVQGVKVYSITQRIFNDVTILQPPLHEQQLIVHYLDQKTAEIDALIEKLSRQVVLLERYRRELIARTVTRGLDPDAPMKDSGIEWIGDIPSHWAEASLKSMLRRVSVKNKPKRRVLSVERVNGVVDRETEGSPDNHNRLPDNLSAYLAVDRGQFAMNKMKAWRGSYGISRLDGIVSPAYYVFDLNHPNPEFFNWAIRSDAYIPFFGRDSYGIRTDQWDFKMSALRSIPFFSPPMSEQAAIVAYLEKETQVIDSTIEGINRQIELLGRYRKQVINDAVTGKVRVGEVA encoded by the coding sequence ATGAGTGGAAAGGACTGGGTGGATAGAGTTCCAGACAATTGGAATCTTGTAAGATTCTCGAAAGCTTATAGGTTTTCTCGTGGTCTTGACATAAAGAAGCAGGACCTCAGTGATCACGGACTACCCGTGATTAATTACGGACAGATACACGCCAAAGATAATCCCGGCGTTCGCATTTCCGACCAGCATATTCGTTATATTCCAAAAGAATTGGTCAAGGAGGCACAACTAGGACGCGCTCTCCTAGAAAAAGGAGACATCGTCTTTGCCGACACAAGCGAGGACACCGAAGGCGCGGGGAACATGGTTCGCGCTGCAGGCGGCAACACCCTCTATGCCGGATATCACGCGCTTATCGCACGACCGAATTCAGGATTCCGCCACAAGTACATAGCCTATCAGATGATCTCGCCCAGCTGGCGTCAACAGATCCAGCGGTCAGTTCAGGGGGTAAAGGTCTACAGCATCACACAGCGTATTTTCAATGACGTCACAATTCTTCAGCCTCCACTCCATGAGCAGCAACTAATCGTGCATTATTTGGACCAGAAGACTGCCGAGATTGACGCCCTCATCGAAAAGCTGTCGCGCCAGGTGGTGCTGTTGGAGCGGTATCGGCGTGAGTTGATTGCACGTACGGTGACTCGCGGCCTGGATCCTGACGCGCCCATGAAAGATAGCGGCATCGAATGGATCGGTGATATTCCCTCGCACTGGGCGGAAGCCTCTCTCAAGAGTATGCTTCGCAGAGTAAGTGTCAAGAACAAACCTAAGCGCCGAGTGCTGTCAGTAGAGCGAGTAAACGGAGTTGTGGATCGAGAAACAGAGGGATCTCCGGATAATCACAATAGGCTCCCGGACAACCTTAGCGCATACTTAGCCGTAGATCGCGGGCAGTTTGCCATGAATAAAATGAAGGCATGGCGAGGTTCTTACGGCATCTCTAGACTAGATGGAATCGTAAGTCCCGCGTATTACGTGTTTGATCTAAATCACCCTAATCCAGAATTCTTCAACTGGGCGATCAGATCGGACGCGTACATCCCCTTTTTTGGCAGGGACTCCTATGGGATCAGAACTGATCAATGGGATTTTAAAATGTCTGCACTCCGCTCGATTCCGTTTTTCTCTCCGCCTATGAGCGAGCAAGCCGCAATTGTGGCATATCTGGAAAAAGAAACTCAGGTAATTGATTCGACTATAGAGGGCATTAACAGGCAGATTGAGCTTTTGGGTAGGTATCGCAAGCAGGTTATTAATGATGCCGTGACGGGCAAGGTTCGTGTGGGAGAGGTGGCGTGA
- a CDS encoding N-6 DNA methylase: MNCKPKAKQPEIGQLIDQAMQLIERENSSLRGVLPRNYGREGLDKKRLGGLVDLIGTIGFGMDADHGSDDVLGSVYEYFLGQFAGKETGKEGGAFYTPRSVVQTLVEMLQPYQGRVLEPKTADLIRLAVAA, translated from the coding sequence GTGAACTGCAAGCCCAAAGCTAAGCAGCCCGAGATCGGCCAGCTCATTGACCAAGCGATGCAGCTGATCGAACGTGAGAACTCCAGCCTGCGCGGTGTGCTACCACGCAACTACGGCAGGGAAGGGCTCGACAAGAAGCGCCTCGGCGGGCTGGTTGATCTCATTGGTACCATCGGGTTTGGCATGGATGCCGACCACGGCTCCGACGACGTCCTCGGCTCAGTCTACGAATACTTCCTCGGCCAATTCGCAGGCAAAGAGACCGGCAAAGAGGGCGGTGCGTTCTACACCCCGCGAAGCGTGGTACAAACCCTGGTCGAAATGCTGCAACCCTACCAAGGCCGCGTGCTCGAGCCGAAGACCGCGGATTTGATAAGACTCGCCGTTGCCGCCTAA
- a CDS encoding Abi family protein, protein MIDLGALSKNQQRKAKLQSPLVRWMEQLTIVRNHCAHHARLWNKSFAPAPTAALRTQPQFSALPEGQSGQVFGVLTVMSSLIRVTSPGTTWPAKITSLIRNDFLINPLVNPTGLGIPAGWNCSF, encoded by the coding sequence GTGATCGACTTAGGGGCTTTGTCGAAGAACCAGCAACGCAAAGCCAAACTCCAATCACCGCTCGTACGGTGGATGGAACAGCTCACCATCGTACGGAACCACTGCGCACACCACGCCAGGCTATGGAACAAATCGTTCGCGCCAGCACCCACCGCGGCGCTACGGACACAGCCGCAATTTTCCGCACTCCCTGAAGGACAAAGCGGGCAGGTGTTCGGCGTGCTCACCGTCATGTCTAGCCTCATCCGAGTTACCTCGCCTGGAACAACCTGGCCAGCTAAAATCACTAGCCTCATCCGCAACGACTTTTTAATTAACCCGCTTGTCAATCCCACCGGTTTGGGGATACCCGCCGGCTGGAATTGTTCCTTCTGA
- a CDS encoding type I restriction endonuclease subunit R, protein MDTSERRFEDEIEYWLTHVGPSEFDLYESRPSAGFDKQLGLYPQDLLDFVRETQPQQWERLERIHGAKAGEKFCKRVARELDKRGVVEVLRRGVEDLGARFKLVFFAPGSDLNELLAEKYWANRMTVVRQLQYSTKNSNSVDTVLFVNGIPVVTMELKNQLTGQTYRDAVDQYKRSRPASEVLFGLNRRAVVHFAVDTDEVWMTTKLAGMDTVFLPFNRGFENGAGNPPVPGKYKTSYLWEEVLAKDSLLDILHRFVQFIPHESDRRKDKLIFPRYHQLDAVRALVADAKIHGAGKNYLVQHSAGSGKSNTIAWLAHHLSNLHDDQQRAVFDSIIVITDRRVLDKQLQDTIYAMDHTAGVVVRVDKNARQLTEALADGAKIIISTLQKFPFVDVSNVATTGKRFAVIVDEAHSSQTGEASEKLKQVLADTATAGKESEEDLLERYAAAEAQVEAEQLEVDEQIAEELRTQGRQQNLSFFAFTATPKQKTLEIFGTPVPDATPRPYHVYSMRQAIEEGFILDVLKNYTTYQTYYRVGKTTADDPEYSTKQANKALGKYLSLHPYNLRQKAEIIIEHFRTNVAHKIGGNAKAMLVTGSRLHAVRYYFAFRDYIAQKGYTDLGVLVAFSGTVEDEGAEYTEEQLNQIPEAELPERFATGEYQLLLVAEKYQTGFDQPLLHTMYVDKKLHGVKAVQTLSRINRMHPGKTDTFVLDFVNSAEDIQRSFQDYYISTGITEETDPNIVYDLYHFLASYHLWTDKEIEGFAKVFFTEQKKQTNLDFSKLNAYLDPAVGRFNELDEEDKLEVRARMNKFTRNYDFLTHIIRYDDERLHRFAAYARLLVRKLHIDGAPAPSLEDEVALQYYRLQQVYEGSIELADEEGELSNNPDTGGASEDEKDTLSNILSKLNDRWGTEFTHMDKVIEQLTEDMVDDPEVQSRARNSLDMFAIVYDERIKDIVLERMNQNQDFAIKYLSDPQFKADIDRVLLPLIHDRLNRKD, encoded by the coding sequence ATGGATACGTCGGAGCGCAGGTTTGAAGATGAGATCGAGTATTGGTTGACTCATGTCGGTCCTTCCGAGTTCGACCTCTACGAATCACGGCCATCGGCCGGTTTTGATAAGCAGCTTGGTTTGTATCCGCAGGATCTACTCGATTTTGTGCGCGAGACCCAACCTCAGCAGTGGGAGCGCCTAGAGCGCATTCATGGGGCGAAGGCTGGTGAGAAGTTCTGCAAGCGTGTTGCTCGCGAGCTCGACAAGCGCGGCGTCGTGGAGGTGCTGCGCCGCGGAGTAGAAGATCTTGGTGCCCGTTTCAAGCTGGTGTTCTTCGCCCCGGGTTCCGACCTCAACGAGCTGCTGGCAGAGAAGTACTGGGCGAACCGAATGACTGTGGTCCGCCAGCTGCAGTACTCGACGAAGAACTCCAACTCCGTTGACACCGTGTTGTTTGTCAACGGTATCCCGGTGGTGACGATGGAGTTGAAGAATCAGCTCACCGGCCAGACCTATAGGGATGCTGTTGACCAGTACAAGCGGTCCCGCCCAGCCAGTGAGGTCTTGTTCGGGCTGAACCGCCGCGCGGTGGTGCACTTCGCCGTTGATACTGACGAGGTGTGGATGACCACCAAGCTCGCGGGCATGGACACGGTGTTTTTGCCGTTTAACCGTGGCTTTGAAAATGGTGCTGGGAATCCGCCAGTGCCGGGTAAGTACAAGACTTCCTATCTGTGGGAGGAGGTATTGGCGAAGGACTCCCTACTGGATATTCTGCATCGGTTCGTCCAGTTCATCCCACACGAGAGCGACCGGCGCAAAGACAAGTTGATCTTCCCGCGCTACCACCAGCTTGATGCCGTGCGTGCGCTCGTGGCCGACGCCAAAATCCACGGTGCAGGGAAGAACTATCTGGTGCAGCACTCGGCTGGGTCAGGTAAATCGAACACTATTGCGTGGCTTGCCCACCACCTGTCGAACCTGCACGATGACCAGCAGCGCGCAGTCTTTGATTCGATCATTGTGATCACAGACCGGCGCGTGCTGGATAAACAGCTGCAGGACACGATCTACGCAATGGATCACACCGCTGGCGTGGTGGTGAGGGTCGATAAGAACGCACGCCAACTGACAGAGGCGCTCGCCGATGGTGCGAAGATCATTATTTCCACGTTGCAGAAGTTCCCGTTTGTTGACGTGAGCAATGTGGCGACGACTGGTAAGCGCTTCGCCGTCATCGTTGATGAGGCTCACTCGTCACAGACAGGCGAGGCGTCGGAGAAGCTCAAGCAAGTGCTTGCAGACACCGCCACTGCTGGCAAGGAGTCCGAGGAGGACCTGCTTGAACGCTACGCGGCCGCCGAAGCTCAGGTCGAAGCGGAACAACTAGAGGTTGACGAGCAGATCGCCGAGGAGCTGCGCACACAGGGACGTCAGCAGAACCTGTCGTTCTTCGCGTTCACTGCGACGCCGAAACAGAAGACGCTAGAGATCTTCGGCACTCCGGTACCGGATGCTACTCCACGCCCCTACCACGTGTACTCAATGCGTCAGGCCATCGAAGAGGGCTTCATCCTCGACGTGTTGAAGAACTACACCACGTACCAGACGTATTACCGGGTCGGGAAGACCACGGCTGATGACCCCGAGTACTCCACCAAACAGGCAAACAAAGCCCTGGGCAAGTATCTGAGCCTGCACCCATATAACCTGCGGCAAAAAGCGGAGATCATCATTGAGCACTTCCGCACCAACGTTGCCCACAAGATCGGCGGGAACGCCAAGGCGATGCTCGTCACCGGATCTCGCCTTCACGCGGTGCGCTACTACTTCGCCTTCCGCGACTATATTGCGCAGAAAGGCTACACCGACCTTGGAGTGCTCGTGGCATTCTCTGGAACTGTCGAAGACGAGGGTGCCGAGTACACCGAAGAACAGCTCAACCAGATCCCCGAAGCCGAGCTACCCGAGAGGTTTGCCACCGGCGAGTACCAGCTGCTGCTGGTTGCCGAGAAATACCAGACAGGCTTTGATCAGCCCTTGTTGCACACCATGTACGTGGATAAGAAACTCCACGGAGTCAAAGCCGTACAGACGCTGTCACGGATCAACCGTATGCACCCGGGAAAGACCGACACCTTCGTGCTCGACTTCGTCAACTCCGCAGAGGACATTCAAAGGTCCTTCCAGGACTACTACATCTCGACTGGTATCACGGAAGAAACCGACCCCAACATCGTCTACGACCTGTACCATTTCCTTGCCTCATACCATTTGTGGACAGACAAGGAAATCGAGGGCTTTGCCAAGGTGTTCTTCACCGAGCAGAAAAAGCAAACGAATCTCGACTTCAGCAAGCTCAACGCCTACCTTGACCCAGCGGTAGGCCGGTTCAACGAGCTTGACGAAGAAGACAAACTGGAAGTGCGGGCAAGGATGAACAAGTTCACCCGCAACTATGACTTCCTGACACATATCATCCGCTACGACGACGAGCGCCTCCACCGCTTTGCCGCATACGCCAGGCTCCTGGTGCGAAAGCTCCACATCGACGGTGCCCCCGCGCCGAGCCTTGAGGACGAGGTCGCCTTGCAGTACTACCGCCTGCAGCAGGTGTACGAAGGTTCGATCGAGCTCGCTGATGAGGAGGGCGAACTGTCGAACAATCCCGATACGGGTGGTGCCAGCGAGGACGAGAAGGACACTTTGTCGAACATCCTCTCCAAGCTCAACGACCGTTGGGGCACCGAGTTCACTCATATGGACAAAGTCATTGAGCAGCTGACCGAGGACATGGTTGACGACCCTGAGGTTCAGTCACGTGCCCGCAACTCGCTGGACATGTTCGCCATCGTTTACGACGAGCGCATCAAGGACATTGTGCTCGAACGCATGAATCAGAACCAGGATTTTGCGATCAAGTACCTCTCCGATCCACAGTTCAAAGCAGATATTGACCGCGTGCTCCTGCCCCTGATTCACGATCGTCTCAACCGCAAGGATTAG
- a CDS encoding type II toxin-antitoxin system Phd/YefM family antitoxin has product MATKKRKVPMRHINIGDLSRGQASRLIKEVSDKDEPAYVLRYGKPIAVVISNDRYERLMNEGIDPSEH; this is encoded by the coding sequence ATGGCGACCAAGAAGCGCAAGGTTCCGATGCGTCACATCAACATCGGTGATCTTTCGCGTGGTCAGGCATCGCGCCTGATCAAGGAGGTCTCAGACAAGGACGAGCCTGCTTACGTTCTGCGCTACGGAAAACCGATCGCCGTGGTGATCTCGAACGACCGCTACGAGCGACTGATGAATGAAGGAATCGACCCGAGTGAGCACTGA
- a CDS encoding type I restriction-modification system subunit M: MSTDRLTSHVALIWNIAEILRGDYKEHEYGDVVLPFTVLTRLDSVLVDTKQAVLNIKATSVPSKIKELQYVKATGYPFWNTSNFTLKTLLDDPDNLEQNLSYYVQAFAPAAREVMEAYSFYNVIERLDKAGLLYQVLSEFTSSKVNLHPDVVSNDQMGYIFEELIRRFSELSNETAGEHFTPREVISLMVNLLFNPEEDINRLCADGAMASLYDPGVGTGGMLSIAAQHVEDLNDTARLEVYGQELNPQTYAVAKSDIMIKGESQERIYFGNSLTNDQTAGLHFDYMLCNPPFGVNWKKYAGPIHEEAERKGYQGRFGAGTPRVSDGSFLFLQHMISKMKPYDPQDLVNAPGTRIGIVFNGSPLFTGGAGQGESEIRRWILENDWLEAIIALPDQMFYNTGILTYIWVLSNKKERRRKNKVQLIDATSYFQRMRKPLGEKRKELTPAHIADITRIYGAFQETEESKIFDTEDFAYHEVVVERPLRLSFQTTTEALDQLQQTKVFTDLATSKKKTEPARSEQIQEGQRLQRAILDTLAGLDPEKIYLNRDEFTDLLRKGIKERGQKISIAVLRKIVAELGVKNPDADICLDTKGNPEPDPDLRDTEQISLREDIEAYFQREVIPYAPDAWIDPDKTKIGYEIPFTRYFYKYEELGDPTETLAEIQALSASIQADIAKLFQEQVK, encoded by the coding sequence GTGAGCACTGACAGACTTACTAGCCACGTTGCTTTGATTTGGAACATCGCAGAGATTCTGCGTGGCGACTATAAGGAACACGAGTACGGTGACGTCGTGTTGCCTTTCACTGTGCTGACCCGACTCGATTCCGTTCTCGTGGATACGAAGCAAGCAGTCCTGAATATCAAGGCCACCTCAGTTCCGAGCAAGATCAAGGAGCTGCAGTACGTCAAGGCTACGGGCTACCCGTTTTGGAATACGTCGAACTTCACGCTCAAGACCTTGTTGGATGACCCGGACAATCTTGAGCAGAACTTGAGTTACTACGTGCAAGCGTTCGCGCCTGCCGCGCGTGAAGTGATGGAGGCGTACAGCTTCTACAACGTCATCGAACGCCTCGACAAAGCAGGCCTGCTGTATCAGGTGCTCAGCGAGTTCACGTCCTCAAAGGTTAACCTTCACCCCGACGTAGTCAGTAACGACCAGATGGGCTACATCTTCGAAGAGCTCATCCGCCGATTCTCCGAACTGTCAAATGAAACCGCTGGTGAACACTTCACCCCGCGCGAAGTCATAAGCTTGATGGTCAATCTTCTCTTTAATCCAGAAGAAGACATCAACCGGCTTTGTGCAGACGGTGCTATGGCGTCGCTGTATGACCCCGGGGTCGGCACCGGCGGAATGCTCTCGATCGCTGCGCAGCATGTTGAGGATCTGAATGACACTGCCCGCCTCGAGGTCTACGGGCAAGAGCTCAACCCGCAGACGTATGCGGTGGCGAAGTCGGACATCATGATCAAGGGCGAAAGCCAGGAACGCATCTACTTTGGCAACTCGCTCACCAATGACCAGACGGCGGGCCTCCACTTTGACTACATGCTGTGCAATCCACCTTTTGGTGTGAATTGGAAGAAGTACGCTGGCCCGATTCATGAAGAAGCTGAACGAAAGGGGTACCAGGGTCGCTTCGGCGCTGGAACGCCTCGTGTTTCAGACGGCTCGTTTCTTTTCTTGCAGCACATGATCTCGAAGATGAAGCCCTACGATCCACAGGACCTCGTGAATGCTCCTGGCACACGGATTGGCATCGTATTCAATGGATCGCCCCTCTTCACAGGTGGAGCCGGGCAGGGCGAATCTGAGATCCGCCGCTGGATCCTTGAAAATGACTGGTTGGAAGCGATCATCGCTCTACCGGATCAGATGTTCTACAACACCGGCATCCTCACCTACATTTGGGTTCTTTCAAATAAGAAGGAACGTCGCCGCAAGAACAAGGTGCAACTGATCGACGCGACCAGTTACTTTCAGCGGATGCGTAAGCCCTTGGGTGAAAAGCGTAAGGAGCTCACGCCCGCGCACATCGCGGACATCACCCGCATCTACGGCGCGTTCCAAGAAACCGAAGAGTCAAAGATCTTCGACACCGAAGACTTTGCTTACCATGAGGTTGTCGTGGAACGCCCGCTAAGGTTGAGCTTCCAAACCACCACAGAAGCCCTCGACCAGCTCCAGCAGACAAAGGTCTTCACGGATCTTGCAACCTCGAAGAAGAAAACCGAGCCCGCCCGAAGCGAACAGATCCAAGAAGGACAACGGCTCCAGCGCGCGATCCTTGATACGCTAGCTGGGCTCGACCCTGAGAAGATATACCTCAACCGAGACGAGTTCACCGACTTGCTCCGTAAAGGCATCAAGGAGCGCGGCCAGAAGATCAGTATTGCGGTGTTGCGCAAGATCGTGGCAGAACTCGGCGTAAAGAACCCGGACGCTGACATCTGCCTTGATACGAAAGGCAACCCGGAACCCGATCCGGACCTGCGCGATACCGAGCAGATCTCGCTCCGAGAGGATATCGAGGCATACTTCCAGCGCGAAGTGATCCCCTATGCCCCCGACGCATGGATCGACCCCGACAAAACTAAGATCGGATACGAGATCCCCTTTACCCGCTACTTCTACAAATACGAAGAACTCGGCGACCCAACCGAGACCCTCGCCGAAATACAAGCCCTCTCCGCGAGCATCCAAGCGGACATCGCCAAACTCTTCCAAGAGCAGGTGAAGTAA
- a CDS encoding type I restriction-modification system subunit M N-terminal domain-containing protein, producing MAAKSKKTLEQTLWDAADKLRGNQEPSEYKHVVLGLVFLKYVSDRFEERRATLKDELAADGIDESQFDDFLEDRDEYTGHNVFWVPEGARWSELQAQS from the coding sequence ATGGCCGCTAAGAGCAAGAAAACTCTAGAGCAAACACTATGGGACGCGGCCGACAAACTACGCGGCAACCAAGAGCCGTCCGAATACAAGCACGTGGTGCTTGGCCTTGTGTTCCTCAAATACGTGTCCGACCGGTTCGAGGAACGACGCGCCACGCTCAAGGATGAGCTCGCCGCCGACGGCATCGACGAGAGCCAGTTCGATGACTTTCTCGAAGACCGTGACGAGTACACCGGCCACAACGTGTTCTGGGTGCCCGAAGGTGCACGCTGGAGTGAACTGCAAGCCCAAAGCTAA
- a CDS encoding helix-turn-helix domain-containing protein: protein MSDQFEFGRFVAERRKQHEYTMRRFADMIGVTAPYLSDIEKGRRAAPDGKLEEIATALKLSRAEREQMFDLAALTRENQVSADLSGYTMETDLARVALRRAKEQNLATGSGRTSSTLLKAGIQTSDPPTTLPQQK, encoded by the coding sequence ATGAGCGACCAATTTGAGTTCGGGAGATTCGTCGCCGAACGTCGCAAACAGCATGAGTACACCATGAGACGTTTCGCTGACATGATCGGCGTGACTGCGCCTTATCTCAGTGATATTGAGAAAGGCCGTCGCGCCGCACCCGATGGCAAGCTGGAGGAGATTGCAACTGCTCTGAAACTGAGCAGGGCTGAGCGCGAGCAAATGTTTGACCTGGCCGCATTGACTCGCGAGAACCAAGTTTCCGCAGATCTGTCCGGCTACACCATGGAAACAGATCTTGCTCGCGTTGCCCTTCGCCGCGCCAAAGAGCAGAATCTCGCGACAGGTAGTGGGAGAACATCATCAACATTATTGAAGGCGGGGATTCAAACTAGTGACCCTCCAACCACTCTACCTCAGCAAAAATAG